A genome region from Tolypothrix sp. PCC 7712 includes the following:
- a CDS encoding SDR family oxidoreductase, with protein sequence MLAETRGTVVITGASTGIGEASALLLDKLGFNVFAGVRREIDAEKLKRKASSRLTPIFLDVTDNDAIALAVETVSKASNGKLAGLVNNAGIAIPGPLELLPISEFEHQMRVNVTGQLAVTQAFLGLLRQGQGRIVNMGSICGKSAAPFLGAYNASKFALEAITEVMRLELRPWGISVSIIRPGTIATPIWDKSLTQADIDRDNLPEFAQNLYGQAMNTVRKQVGIMASKGIAADLVAQAVVHALTAKQPKTSYLVGQDAKIASLLKYLLPGQVYDRLVLASMGL encoded by the coding sequence ATGCTGGCAGAAACTCGAGGTACTGTAGTAATTACAGGCGCATCCACAGGAATTGGCGAAGCGTCTGCTTTACTCTTAGATAAATTAGGCTTTAATGTGTTTGCTGGTGTGCGTCGAGAAATTGATGCTGAAAAACTTAAGCGGAAAGCCTCATCCAGACTCACCCCAATTTTTTTAGATGTTACAGATAATGATGCGATCGCATTAGCAGTTGAAACTGTCAGCAAAGCCAGCAATGGAAAGCTAGCAGGTTTAGTCAATAATGCGGGAATAGCAATTCCTGGCCCTTTAGAACTGCTCCCCATTAGCGAATTTGAACATCAAATGCGAGTTAATGTCACCGGACAACTTGCAGTTACCCAAGCATTTCTGGGTTTACTCCGCCAAGGTCAGGGGCGAATTGTCAATATGGGTTCGATTTGTGGCAAAAGTGCTGCTCCCTTTCTCGGTGCTTATAATGCTTCTAAATTCGCCCTAGAAGCAATTACCGAAGTAATGCGGCTGGAGTTGCGACCTTGGGGAATCTCCGTTTCAATTATTCGCCCAGGTACAATTGCTACACCAATTTGGGATAAATCTCTAACGCAAGCTGACATTGATAGAGATAATCTTCCCGAATTCGCACAAAATCTCTACGGACAAGCAATGAATACAGTCCGCAAACAAGTGGGGATTATGGCTAGCAAGGGAATTGCGGCGGATCTTGTCGCTCAGGCTGTTGTTCATGCATTAACTGCAAAACAGCCCAAAACGAGCTATCTCGTAGGACAAGACGCGAAAATTGCTTCATTGCTCAAGTATCTTTTACCCGGTCAAGTCTATGACCGTTTGGTTTTAGCTTCTATGGGTTTGTAA
- the ilvN gene encoding acetolactate synthase small subunit: protein MKHTLSVLVEDEAGVLSRISSLFARRGFNIESLAVGPAEQGGVSRITMVVPGDDRVIEQITKQLYKLVNVLKVQDITETPCVERELMLIKVNATSSNRSEVIELSQIFRARVVDVAEDSLTLEVVGDPGKIVAIVQVLQKFGLREIARTGKIALTRESGVNTELLKSLEAKVS, encoded by the coding sequence ATGAAACATACCCTTTCAGTTTTGGTAGAAGATGAGGCGGGGGTTCTGTCCCGCATTTCTAGTTTATTTGCGCGTCGCGGCTTTAATATCGAAAGCTTGGCTGTAGGGCCAGCTGAACAGGGAGGAGTATCCCGAATTACGATGGTTGTACCTGGTGACGATCGCGTGATCGAACAAATCACCAAACAACTCTATAAGCTAGTTAATGTTCTCAAAGTGCAGGACATTACCGAAACTCCCTGTGTAGAAAGAGAATTGATGCTCATCAAGGTGAATGCTACTAGCAGCAACCGTTCTGAAGTCATCGAACTATCTCAGATTTTCCGAGCGCGAGTGGTAGATGTCGCAGAAGATTCTCTCACGCTGGAAGTAGTAGGCGATCCCGGTAAAATAGTGGCGATTGTGCAAGTGTTACAAAAATTTGGTCTGAGGGAAATCGCCCGGACTGGCAAAATTGCGCTGACACGTGAATCTGGTGTGAATACTGAGTTGCTTAAGTCTTTGGAAGCAAAGGTGAGTTAG
- a CDS encoding BON domain-containing protein: MGWLKRLFGLEKPQNAQVNPAPQAVPQSSNATFAPETSAASASTQTIPPERLGLNGEYDQSGLAKRVALAFDQDQQLDDVDTLWVAQTGGTVVLKGKVPSQEILNRMVSVARSVNGAAGVETNQVTIG, encoded by the coding sequence ATGGGTTGGCTAAAAAGACTATTTGGTTTAGAAAAACCGCAAAATGCACAAGTAAATCCTGCTCCCCAAGCAGTACCACAATCTTCTAACGCTACCTTTGCTCCTGAGACTAGCGCTGCGTCTGCTTCTACTCAAACCATCCCCCCAGAACGGTTAGGTTTAAACGGAGAATACGACCAAAGTGGATTAGCCAAGCGTGTAGCATTAGCATTTGACCAAGACCAACAACTTGATGATGTTGATACTCTCTGGGTTGCTCAGACAGGCGGTACTGTAGTCCTCAAAGGTAAAGTTCCCAGCCAAGAGATTCTCAACCGCATGGTTTCTGTAGCGCGTTCAGTCAATGGTGCTGCAGGTGTTGAGACTAACCAAGTCACAATAGGTTAG
- a CDS encoding alpha/beta fold hydrolase, with protein MTTGLHWQQRVGNQRDWIWRGWQTRYTYIRSAQNHQNTTPLILLHGFGASIGHWRHNLEVLAAHQTVYALDMLGFGASEKAAASYSIELWVEQVYDFWKAFIRQPVILIGNSTGSLISLAAAAAHPEMVKGIVMMSLPDPSLEQEAIPVGLRPILMPLITTVKKIVASPIILKPVFNFVRQPSVLRRWASLAYANPEAITDELIEILAGPPQDRGSARAFSALFKATMGVNFSPSVKKVLPTLQIPMLLIWGQKDRFVPPILGSQFAQYNEKLQLLNLEDVGHCPHDESPEQVNQVILDWIHQCLEDSQQPVVIPDAESIPETQQF; from the coding sequence GTGACCACTGGATTACATTGGCAGCAACGGGTTGGTAATCAAAGAGACTGGATTTGGCGAGGTTGGCAAACTCGCTATACTTACATCCGTTCTGCCCAAAATCACCAAAACACAACGCCCCTGATTTTGCTGCATGGGTTTGGTGCTTCTATTGGTCATTGGCGGCATAATTTAGAAGTTTTGGCAGCACACCAAACAGTCTATGCTCTGGATATGCTGGGTTTTGGCGCTTCGGAAAAAGCTGCGGCTAGTTACAGCATAGAATTGTGGGTAGAGCAGGTTTACGATTTTTGGAAGGCATTTATTCGTCAACCCGTTATTTTAATTGGTAATTCAACTGGTTCACTAATTTCCTTAGCCGCCGCTGCTGCTCACCCAGAAATGGTAAAGGGTATAGTGATGATGAGCTTGCCCGATCCTTCATTAGAGCAAGAAGCTATACCAGTTGGACTGCGACCAATTTTAATGCCGCTGATTACGACAGTTAAAAAGATAGTCGCCTCCCCAATCATACTTAAACCTGTGTTTAATTTTGTACGCCAACCAAGTGTACTACGTCGCTGGGCTAGTCTGGCTTACGCTAACCCAGAAGCCATTACCGATGAACTCATAGAAATTTTAGCTGGGCCTCCTCAAGACCGAGGTTCAGCTCGTGCTTTTAGTGCGCTGTTCAAAGCGACTATGGGCGTTAACTTCAGCCCCAGCGTCAAAAAAGTATTACCAACCTTACAAATTCCTATGCTGTTGATTTGGGGACAAAAAGACCGCTTTGTTCCTCCTATACTTGGTAGCCAATTTGCTCAATACAATGAGAAATTGCAACTGCTTAATTTAGAAGATGTAGGTCATTGTCCCCACGATGAATCTCCAGAGCAAGTCAACCAAGTAATTTTAGATTGGATTCATCAATGTCTTGAGGATAGCCAACAGCCTGTTGTCATCCCCGATGCAGAATCTATCCCAGAAACTCAACAATTTTGA
- the infC gene encoding translation initiation factor IF-3 — translation MPVIEKKRTRDLPQINERIRFPKIRVIDTDGSQLGIITPSEALQLAEEKELDLVLLSDKADPPVCRIMDYGKYKFEQEKKAREARKKQHTADVKEVKMRYKIEEHDYNVRVKQAERFLKDGDKVKATVMFRGREIQHSDLAEELLKRMATDLEPFGEVQQAPKKEGRNMMMLISPKK, via the coding sequence ATGCCTGTGATTGAGAAAAAAAGAACTCGCGATCTGCCCCAAATTAACGAACGTATTCGATTTCCGAAAATTCGCGTCATTGATACTGACGGTAGCCAATTGGGAATTATTACTCCCTCAGAAGCACTACAGCTAGCCGAAGAAAAAGAATTGGATCTCGTGCTGCTTAGTGACAAGGCTGACCCGCCAGTTTGTCGGATTATGGACTATGGGAAATACAAGTTTGAACAAGAGAAGAAGGCGCGGGAAGCCCGGAAAAAGCAGCACACGGCTGATGTGAAGGAAGTCAAGATGCGCTACAAAATAGAAGAACACGACTACAACGTGCGTGTCAAGCAAGCCGAGCGCTTTTTGAAAGATGGAGACAAAGTCAAAGCTACTGTTATGTTCCGGGGTCGAGAAATTCAACACAGTGACTTAGCAGAAGAATTGCTCAAGCGGATGGCTACTGATTTAGAGCCGTTTGGAGAAGTGCAGCAAGCACCGAAAAAAGAAGGCAGAAATATGATGATGCTGATTTCTCCCAAAAAGTAA